One Campylobacter concisus DNA window includes the following coding sequences:
- a CDS encoding ATP-binding protein: MKYLLDFLNQDLKKSKIYELIKCGDEEGEILKYLSKAYVQGTASMSVFELLGAVFGTQNEKQLLYLKFIKNLLDSGWIVQNYSLFKMPENSQKSSSQGLLSLLHSEISLSSTFLKILEDGNADINLPELAPYEDHLEYLKDQFLKIELYSKAAIFEGGSNDAKKRINEQISELTKRINERVKLSKISLKIEQIFKENSLDEKEQIIFLALLKEEYAGDFENGRDLNTLVGLISKDELERIKNRTLLEDGSRLIEGALIDYDEVLNAYGNVSKSFFINEEILQSIMHPKNDKNSKKIKIESLVKEQEIFELIEPVTSLEDVVLNEKTKQLLSTILKQVDKKVLARLSSWGIKTRKNIDAKIIFYGEPGTGKTMSAVGLAKSLKKQILSFDCSKILSKYVGESEQNVRKIFDAYKEICKKSGSEPVLLLNEADQFLSTRVESSSGAEKMHNQMQNIFLEQIERFEGVLIATTNFLQSLDVAFSRRFDYKIEFKKPDYNGRLAIWRKILPENASFEDGFSVERLAEFNLSGAQIVLALKNTALKVAIKDDGIFTFEDFKTTIERELNSSFGEDKKMGFGS, translated from the coding sequence GTGAAATATTTGCTTGATTTTCTAAACCAAGATCTCAAAAAAAGTAAAATTTACGAGCTTATAAAGTGCGGCGATGAAGAGGGAGAAATTTTAAAATACCTAAGCAAAGCCTACGTGCAAGGCACGGCTAGCATGAGCGTTTTTGAGCTACTTGGAGCTGTTTTTGGCACGCAAAATGAAAAGCAGCTCTTATACCTTAAATTTATAAAAAATTTGCTGGATAGCGGCTGGATAGTGCAAAACTACAGCCTCTTTAAAATGCCAGAGAACTCGCAAAAAAGCTCAAGCCAAGGGCTACTCTCGCTACTTCACTCTGAAATTTCACTCTCAAGCACGTTTTTAAAGATACTTGAAGATGGCAACGCTGATATAAATTTACCAGAGCTTGCACCTTATGAAGATCATTTAGAGTATTTAAAAGATCAGTTTTTAAAGATAGAGCTTTACTCAAAGGCTGCGATATTTGAAGGTGGCTCAAATGACGCTAAAAAGCGCATAAATGAGCAAATTTCTGAGCTTACAAAGCGGATAAATGAGCGCGTAAAACTAAGCAAGATCAGCCTAAAAATAGAGCAAATTTTTAAAGAAAATTCTCTTGATGAAAAAGAGCAGATCATATTTTTAGCCCTTTTAAAAGAGGAGTATGCGGGCGACTTTGAAAATGGTCGCGACCTAAACACGCTAGTTGGGCTAATAAGCAAAGATGAGCTTGAACGCATCAAAAATCGCACTCTTTTAGAGGACGGCTCAAGGCTCATAGAAGGCGCACTAATCGACTACGACGAGGTTTTAAACGCTTATGGCAACGTTAGCAAGAGCTTTTTTATAAACGAAGAAATTTTGCAAAGCATAATGCACCCAAAAAATGACAAAAACAGCAAGAAAATCAAGATAGAAAGCCTAGTAAAAGAGCAAGAAATTTTTGAGCTCATTGAGCCTGTAACGAGCCTAGAAGACGTCGTGCTAAATGAGAAGACAAAGCAGCTTTTAAGCACGATACTAAAGCAAGTCGATAAAAAAGTACTCGCTAGACTTAGCAGCTGGGGCATAAAAACTAGAAAAAACATAGACGCCAAGATCATCTTTTACGGCGAGCCTGGCACTGGCAAGACCATGAGCGCAGTTGGGCTTGCAAAGAGCCTAAAGAAGCAAATTCTAAGCTTTGACTGCTCAAAAATTTTAAGCAAATATGTCGGCGAGAGCGAGCAAAATGTAAGGAAAATTTTTGATGCTTACAAAGAAATTTGCAAAAAAAGTGGCAGCGAGCCAGTGCTCTTACTAAATGAGGCTGATCAGTTTTTAAGCACGAGAGTGGAGAGCTCGAGCGGGGCTGAGAAGATGCACAATCAAATGCAAAATATCTTTTTAGAGCAGATCGAGCGTTTTGAGGGCGTGCTGATCGCAACGACAAATTTCTTGCAAAGCCTTGACGTGGCGTTTTCTAGAAGATTTGACTACAAGATCGAGTTTAAAAAGCCTGATTATAACGGCAGGCTCGCCATTTGGCGTAAAATTTTGCCTGAAAATGCAAGCTTTGAAGATGGCTTTAGCGTTGAAAGGCTGGCTGAGTTTAACCTAAGTGGCGCGCAGATCGTCCTTGCGTTAAAAAATACCGCTTTAAAAGTAGCTATAAAAGATGATGGGATTTTTACCTTTGAGGACTTCAAAACCACGATAGAGCGCGAGCTAAACTCAAGCTTTGGCGAGGATAAAAAGATGGGATTTGGCTCTTAG
- a CDS encoding fatty acid--CoA ligase has translation MQYSYNNFYEILTKVAKQSPNQIAIFDEKEKLKYHEIKQNVDKVAAYLQLCGVNFGDKVAMAVANSKEFIISYLAITAIGAVAVPMNTFLKTNEFEYILNDCGARVLFASSSLAKELIALSELEILRKIIWIGQTPKKLQSASKDDYVSVDEEYGESAYLSSTPQISKEDMSKGYENNGFVKNVNFSEALNHKYTLSITKYPKIDDLMHIIYTSGTTGKPKGAMISYKNIFSNVIGAHERFKVKKSDRFIVFLPMFHSFTLTAMVLLPIYAGASMVLVRSVFPFSNVLKQTLLKRVTVFLGIPAIYTAIGKAKIPWYFRWFNRIRLFVSGAAPLAKQTIDDFRVKFPRATLVEGYGLSECSPVVAANLFDKQKLLSVGPALNGYEVKIVDDEMMELPVGQIGEIIVKGDCVMQGYYGMPGVTDETIINGWLKTGDLGKIDEEGFIYIVDRKKDLIISKGINIYPREIEEVIYKLEAVEAAAVIGVKDVHADEEVVAFIQVKDGMDLDEKTVREHLKKNLANFKIPKSIYFAEELPRNATGKVLKRVLKEQIKDKI, from the coding sequence ATGCAATACTCTTATAATAATTTTTATGAAATTTTGACCAAAGTAGCAAAGCAGAGTCCAAACCAGATAGCGATCTTTGACGAAAAAGAGAAGCTAAAATACCACGAAATAAAGCAAAACGTCGATAAAGTGGCGGCTTACTTGCAGCTTTGCGGAGTAAATTTTGGCGACAAAGTGGCTATGGCGGTGGCAAATTCGAAAGAATTTATCATCTCATACCTTGCTATCACGGCTATCGGTGCGGTTGCGGTGCCGATGAATACCTTTTTAAAAACAAATGAGTTTGAGTATATCTTAAATGACTGCGGTGCAAGGGTGCTTTTCGCCTCTAGCTCACTTGCAAAGGAGCTAATCGCACTTAGCGAGCTTGAAATTTTAAGAAAGATCATCTGGATCGGTCAAACGCCAAAAAAACTTCAAAGCGCCTCAAAAGACGACTATGTAAGCGTTGATGAGGAGTATGGCGAGAGTGCGTATCTCTCTTCTACACCACAAATTTCAAAAGAGGATATGAGCAAGGGCTATGAAAATAACGGCTTTGTAAAAAATGTAAATTTCAGCGAAGCGCTAAATCACAAATACACTCTAAGCATCACGAAATACCCTAAAATAGACGATCTCATGCACATCATCTACACCTCAGGCACTACAGGCAAGCCAAAAGGTGCTATGATAAGCTATAAAAATATCTTCTCAAACGTCATCGGCGCTCATGAGCGTTTCAAGGTTAAAAAAAGCGATAGATTTATCGTATTTTTGCCGATGTTTCATAGCTTCACGCTCACAGCAATGGTGCTTTTACCGATATATGCAGGCGCTTCGATGGTGCTCGTAAGATCGGTCTTTCCATTTTCAAATGTGCTAAAACAGACGCTACTTAAAAGAGTTACTGTATTTTTGGGTATCCCAGCCATATATACAGCCATCGGCAAGGCAAAAATTCCTTGGTATTTTAGATGGTTTAACCGCATAAGGCTATTTGTAAGTGGCGCTGCTCCGCTTGCTAAGCAAACGATTGATGATTTTAGAGTGAAATTCCCGCGTGCAACGCTAGTTGAAGGATATGGCCTTAGCGAATGCTCGCCAGTCGTAGCGGCAAATTTATTTGACAAGCAAAAGCTTCTAAGCGTGGGCCCAGCGTTAAATGGCTATGAGGTCAAGATCGTAGATGATGAGATGATGGAGCTTCCAGTTGGCCAGATAGGCGAGATCATCGTAAAAGGTGACTGCGTCATGCAAGGCTACTACGGCATGCCGGGTGTGACTGATGAGACCATCATAAATGGCTGGCTAAAGACTGGAGACCTTGGCAAGATCGATGAAGAGGGCTTTATCTACATCGTTGATCGCAAAAAAGACCTCATCATATCAAAGGGCATAAACATCTATCCGCGCGAGATCGAAGAGGTGATCTATAAGCTTGAAGCAGTCGAAGCTGCAGCAGTCATCGGCGTAAAAGACGTGCATGCAGACGAAGAGGTCGTCGCTTTCATACAGGTAAAAGATGGCATGGATCTTGATGAAAAGACGGTTAGAGAGCATCTAAAGAAAAATTTAGCAAATTTCAAAATTCCAAAAAGTATTTATTTTGCCGAGGAGCTGCCTAGAAACGCTACTGGCAAGGTGCTAAAACGTGTGCTAAAAGAGCAGATAAAGGATAAAATTTAG
- a CDS encoding OmpP1/FadL family transporter gives MKRVLLSIVATCSLLNAGGYKVPEQSADSLGLAASNVAFSFGADAAYFNPANMMFLDGLHHFESTLGWFHINSIDFKSDGGKSYSSEKFDSLAGTFSFVTPEIYENWRFGLALAVPAAVGISWEDPETAFTGKRFKLQVVELNPTVAYRINDKLAIALGARGVYSKGKIASDFGRFGYREIQGDGINYGYNVALTYRPIEELSFAVTYRSNVDMELKGNTDADFNGAPFSYHGKTSVKIPLPAQLVLATGYKFSDFTLLLAFERTYWSKFKDYDFEYNDKTADHSHPAFVKLMDDPVVKNAKDTNTYRIGLAYDVNEKLRLMAGFSYDEDITSSEHTGLELPNTTSQAYSFGANYKFTPNLELGLGYLYQHRDKKRATDIKTGAGSMSGEFDASSVQIAAMTFKYSF, from the coding sequence ATGAAAAGAGTGCTTTTAAGCATTGTTGCGACTTGTTCATTATTAAATGCTGGGGGTTACAAGGTCCCTGAGCAAAGTGCTGACTCTTTAGGGCTTGCTGCTAGTAACGTAGCCTTTAGTTTTGGGGCTGATGCGGCTTATTTTAACCCTGCAAATATGATGTTTTTAGACGGGCTTCACCATTTTGAAAGCACGCTTGGTTGGTTTCATATAAATTCCATCGACTTTAAAAGCGATGGTGGCAAGAGCTACAGCTCAGAGAAATTTGACTCACTAGCTGGCACATTTAGCTTTGTAACGCCAGAAATTTATGAAAACTGGAGATTTGGACTAGCTCTTGCTGTGCCCGCTGCTGTTGGCATCTCGTGGGAGGATCCAGAGACTGCTTTTACTGGCAAGAGGTTCAAACTACAAGTTGTCGAGCTAAATCCAACCGTGGCTTACCGCATAAATGACAAACTTGCCATTGCTCTGGGCGCTAGAGGCGTTTATAGCAAGGGCAAGATAGCAAGTGATTTTGGACGTTTTGGCTACAGAGAGATACAAGGTGATGGCATAAACTACGGCTACAACGTCGCTCTTACATATAGACCTATCGAGGAGCTAAGCTTTGCAGTGACTTACCGCTCAAATGTTGATATGGAGCTAAAAGGCAATACCGATGCCGATTTTAACGGAGCACCTTTTAGCTATCATGGCAAAACTAGTGTCAAGATCCCCCTACCTGCACAGCTAGTGCTTGCGACTGGATATAAATTTAGTGATTTTACCCTTTTGCTTGCTTTCGAGAGGACTTACTGGTCTAAATTTAAAGATTATGACTTTGAATATAATGATAAGACGGCGGATCATTCACATCCTGCTTTCGTAAAACTAATGGACGATCCAGTCGTTAAAAATGCAAAAGATACAAACACATATAGGATAGGTCTTGCTTACGACGTAAATGAGAAGCTTAGGCTAATGGCTGGCTTTTCATACGATGAGGATATCACTAGCAGCGAGCATACTGGCTTAGAGCTTCCAAACACCACCTCTCAGGCATATTCGTTTGGGGCAAACTATAAATTTACGCCGAATTTAGAGCTAGGACTAGGCTATCTCTATCAGCACCGAGACAAAAAGCGTGCGACAGATATAAAAACTGGCGCTGGCTCAATGTCTGGCGAATTTGACGCAAGTAGCGTTCAGATAGCTGCAATGACATTTAAATACTCTTTCTAG
- the nfo gene encoding deoxyribonuclease IV, with the protein MRYIGAHVSAAGGVSNAPINAAKIGANAFALFTKNQRQWSAKELSEGEIEQFKANLKASGISADHVLPHASYLINLGHPEKETRAKSLEAFIDEIERASKLGLKLLNFHPGSHLKQISQNECLDNIARCINEALKRTSGVKLVIENTAAQGSNLGFDFAQLAYLIERVDDESRVGVCIDTCHAFAAGYDLRSKEAYAKTMGEFDAIIGYKFLSGMHLNDAKFGLGSKKDRHESLGKGELGLGAFENIINDDKIGEIPLILETIDESIWEDEIKILRNLEKEKL; encoded by the coding sequence ATGAGATACATTGGGGCTCACGTAAGCGCGGCTGGAGGCGTATCTAACGCACCGATAAATGCTGCAAAAATAGGAGCAAATGCCTTTGCACTTTTTACAAAAAACCAGCGCCAATGGAGCGCAAAAGAGCTAAGCGAGGGCGAGATAGAGCAGTTTAAAGCAAATTTAAAAGCCTCTGGCATAAGCGCCGATCACGTCTTGCCACACGCAAGCTACCTCATAAATTTAGGCCATCCAGAAAAAGAGACAAGAGCTAAATCCCTTGAAGCCTTTATCGACGAGATAGAGCGGGCTAGCAAGCTTGGACTAAAGCTTTTAAATTTTCACCCAGGCTCACACCTAAAGCAAATAAGCCAAAATGAGTGCCTAGATAACATCGCAAGATGCATAAACGAAGCGCTAAAACGAACAAGCGGTGTAAAACTAGTCATCGAAAACACAGCCGCACAAGGCTCAAATTTAGGCTTTGATTTTGCACAGCTGGCGTATCTGATCGAGCGTGTGGATGATGAGAGCAGAGTTGGCGTTTGCATCGACACTTGCCACGCATTTGCCGCTGGGTACGATCTAAGAAGTAAAGAGGCTTACGCTAAGACGATGGGCGAATTTGATGCGATCATCGGCTATAAATTTCTATCTGGCATGCACCTAAATGACGCTAAATTTGGTCTTGGCTCAAAAAAAGATAGGCATGAGAGCCTTGGCAAGGGCGAGCTTGGACTTGGCGCTTTTGAAAATATAATAAATGATGATAAAATAGGCGAAATTCCCTTAATTTTAGAGACGATTGATGAGAGCATTTGGGAAGATGAGATCAAAATTTTAAGAAACCTAGAAAAGGAAAAGCTATGA